The following proteins are co-located in the Silene latifolia isolate original U9 population chromosome 1, ASM4854445v1, whole genome shotgun sequence genome:
- the LOC141614832 gene encoding ubiquitin carboxyl-terminal hydrolase 8, whose product MDSLSPESSSAVPPPTPPLPPSSSAVTSASDDEQRVYLVPLRWWKEAQDASATNESEKRGVLFSASAASSYAGAMKLINNIFSSDLLFNLKKEEEKSNETCEAGVSSRDYALVSGDMWLHALKWHSDSKSAIKRNKSFTDVDMADVYPLQLRLSVLRETNSLGVKISKKDNAAELFRRACKIFNIETELLHIRDFSGRTSHFFMNEKTSPPKDLLRQSDDEILLELQIYGLSDSPRSRDGRRDEFSELTDAAASSSSVSTTSNGSTGNIYHFPRTNSTTFSGSAGESGPLGLVGLQNLGNTCFMNSALQCLAHTPKLVDYFLGDYNKEINRDNPLGMDGEIAWAFGDLIRKLWAPGATSVAPRTFKAKLSRFAPQFSGFNQHDSQELLAFLLDGLHEDLNRVKLKPYVEAKDEDDRPDEEVADEYWQNHLARNDSIIVDVCQGQYKSTLVCPVCRKVSVTFDPFMYVSLPLPSTTMRTMALTVMDTDGDTSRTVVTVTVPKYGKSEDLIQALATACSLSVDETLLVAEIFNHRIIRFLEDPADSLSLIRDEDRLVAYRLPKDTEGAVTVVFMHQELEEQYIHGKPTSSWKAFGMPLVARISNKINGSDLCNLYMRLLHPFLMPKDDMAVDANECTQVATMAENTADLVNSDSSIDSKDVSSDSVNIAGDSEFLFYLTDDKGLKNTKIELADPVALEDLPKRFNVVVSWPERKTELYDTVLLSTLPEIFKSGFLAKRPQESVSLYRCLEAFLKEEPLGPEDMWYCPGCKEHRQATKKLDLWRLPEILVIHLKRFSYSRYTKNKLETFVDFPIDDLDLTTYIAQKNVQAPCRYVLYAISNHYGSLGGGHYTAFVHHGGGKWYDFDDSRVYPISEDKIKTSAAYVLFYRRVEDSE is encoded by the exons ATGGATTCTCTTTCGCCTGAATCTTCATCCGCCGTTCCGCCGCCAACGCCGCCGCTTCCTCCGTCGTCTTCCGCCGTCACCTCCGCCTCCGATGATGAACAGCGCGTTTACCTCGTTCCTCTCCG GTGGTGGAAGGAAGCACAAGATGCATCGGCAACAAATGAGAGTGAGAAAAGAGGTGTTTTATTCAGTGCATCGGCCGCATCATCTTATGCTGGTGCGATGAAGCTCATCAACAACATTTTTAGCTCCGATCTTTTGTTTAATCTCAAGAAAGAGGAGGAAAAAAGTAATGAGACTTGTGAAGCTGGTGTCTCTAGCCGTGATTATGCTCTTGTTTCCGGCGATATGTGGTTGCACGCACTTAAATG GCATAGTGATTCTAAATCTGCAATAAAGCGGAACAAAAGTTTTACGGACGTTGATATGGCAGATGTCTATCCTTTACAACTCAGGCTCTCTGTTTTACGGGAAACAAATTCACTTGGGGTCAAGATAAGTAAAAAG GATAATGCTGCTGAACTCTTTAGACGAGCTTGCAAAATATTTAATATTGAGACTGAGTTG CTGCACATACGGGACTTCTCTGGCAGGACAAGCCACTTTTTCATGAATGAGAAAACCTCACCTCCGAAGGATCTCCTGCGCCAATCTGATGACGAG ATCCTCCTGGAATTGCAAATATATGGTTTGTCGGATTCACCTAGATCCAGAGATGGGAGGAGAGACGAGTTTTCTGAGCTGACCGATGCAGCAGCCTCTTCTTCAAGTGTGTCTACAACATCAAATGGCAGCACTGGAAATATTTACCATTTTCCTAGGACTAATTCCACTACTTTTAGTGGTAGCGCTGGCGAGTCAGGTCCTTTGGGATTGGTAGGATTGCAAAATCTTGGTAATACATGTTTCATGAACAGTGCTCTTCAATGCTTAGCACACACTCCGAAGCTTGTTGACTATTTTCTGGGAGACTACAACAAAGAAATCAATCGAGATAATCCGTTGGGAATGGAT GGTGAAATTGCTTGGGCTTTTGGAGATTTGATAAGGAAGTTGTGGGCTCCTGGAGCGACTTCCGTTGCACCGAGAACATTTAAAGCAAAGCTTTCCCGTTTTGCTCCTCAATTCAGTGGTTTCAATCAACATGATTCCCAA GAGTTGCTTGCTTTCTTGTTGGATGGACTCCATGAAGATTTGAACCGCGTTAAGTTAAAGCCCTATGTAGAAGCTAAGGACGAGGATGATCGACCGGATGAAGAAGTGGCTGATGAGTATTGGCAGAACCATCTGGCTCGAAATGATTCTATCATTGTTGATGTGTGTCAA GGTCAATATAAGTCCACCTTAGTTTGTCCAGTTTGCAGAAAGGTTTCTGTTACTTTTGATCCCTTCATGTATGTATCACTACCCCTACCTTCAACCACAATGCGGACGATGGCATTGACAGTCATGGACACTGATGGTGACACCAGTCGTACGGTGGTGACAGTCACTGTGCCCAAGTATGGGAAAAGTGAAGACCTCATTCAGGCCTTGGCCACTGCTTGTTCGTTGTCTGTGGATGAAACACTATTGGTGGCTGAG ATATTCAACCACCGTATTATTCGTTTTCTGGAAGATCCAGCTGATTCATTGTCCCTGATAAGAGATGAGGATCGTTTAGTAGCTTATCGGCTACCAAAAGATACTGAAGGAGCAGTTACTGTTGTTTTCATGCATCAGGAGCTGGAAGA GCAGTATATCCATGGGAAGCCTACTTCAAGCTGGAAAGCATTTGGCATGCCTCTCGTGGCTAGAATCAGCAACAAGATTAATGGATCTGATCTCTGTAATTTATATATGAGGTTGCTTCATCCTTTCCTTATGCCTAAAGATGATATGGCTGTGGATGCCAATGAGTGCACCCAGGTGGCGACTATGGCAGAGAATACTGCAGATCTTGTCAATAGTGATTCAAGCATTGATTCAAAAGATGTTAGTAGCGACAGTGTTAACATAGCAGGTGATAGTGAGTTCCTCTTTTATCTTACAGATGATAAAGGATTGAAAAATACCAAGATAGAATTAGCCGATCCTGTGGCTCTTGAGGACTTGCCAAAAAGATTTAATGTTGTTGTTTCTTGGCCGGAGAGGAAGACTGAACTCTATGATACTGTTCTTCTAAGCACTCTACCTGAAATTTTTAAGTCGGGATTTCTGGCCAAAAGACCCCAGGAATCTGTCTCTCTTTATAGATGCCTTGAGGCTTTTTTGAAAGAAGAGCCTCTGGGACCTGAGGATATGTG GTACTGTCCTGGATGTAAGGAGCATCGTCAAGCAACTAAAAAACTAGATCTTTGGAGACTCCCAGAAATCCTTGTTATTCACTTGAAAAGATTCTCATACAGCAGATACACAAAGAACAAGCTGGAGACGTTTGTTGACTTCCCAATCGACGATCTTGATTTGACTACGTATATCGCCCAGAAGAATGTGCAAGCACCCTGTCGTTACGTGCTTTATGCCATAAGTAATCACTATGGAAGCTTGGGAGGCGGCCATTACACTGCTTTTGTTCAT CATGGAGGCGGAAAATGGTACGACTTTGACGATAGCAGAGTCTACCCCATCAGCGAAGATAAGATAAAGACGTCAGCAGCTTATGTTCTTTTCTATAGAAGAGTTGAAGATTCAGAGTAG
- the LOC141614841 gene encoding protein STRICTOSIDINE SYNTHASE-LIKE 3-like, whose translation MNGRTRVLAGFLLALAVYCAVDPFKHSGISDFPDFVSYKVDLPVWSVIPTNKDPNNLLQKSEIKFLGQIHGPESIVFDPLGRGPYTGVADGRVVFWNGDHWTDFAYTSPNRSSLCDPKPSPLDYLQHEHICGRPLGLRFNKKTGELYIADAYFGLMKVGPDGGLATSLATEAGGVPLRFTNDLDIDDQGNVYFTDSSTAYQRRHFMQLVFASENSGRVLKYDPVTKETTVLMSNIQFPNGVTLSKDGSFFIFCEGTIGRLIRYWLKGEKAGTSDIFAILPGFPDNVRTNQDGDFWVALHCRRSSSNYWLATQTKLRDLLLKLPIKAKYQFMLFVGGFPHGIIVKYNPAGEILQILEDRSGKVVKAISEVEEKDGKLWIASVLMPFIAIYDLGSSFSS comes from the exons ATGAACGGGCGCACCAGGGTACTGGCGGGCTTCCTTTTGGCTCTAGCTGTGTACTGTGCAGTTGACCCGTTTAAACACAGCGGAATTTCTGATTTTCCGGATTTTGTGTCTTACAAAGTGGACTTGCCTGTCTGGTCTGTAATCCCAACCAACAAAGACCCAAATAACCTGTTGCAGAAGTCTGAAATTAAGTTCCTGGGTCAAATCCATGGACCTGAAAGTATTGTGTTTGACCCACTTGGGCGAGGTCCGTACACTGGCGTTGCTGATGGTCGGGTCGTATTCTGGAATGGTGATCATTGGACTGATTTTGCTTACACTTCTCCTAACCG GTCTAGTTTATGCGACCCAAAGCCGTCTCCATTAGACTACTTACAGCACGAGCATATATGTGGGAGACCATTAGGCCTTAGATTCAACAAGAAGACCGGTGAACTGTACATTGCAGATGCTTATTTCGGTTTGATGAAAGTCGGCCCAGATGGCGGTCTGGCTACATCTCTTGCAACTGAAGCAGGAGGAGTGCCCTTGAGGTTTACAAATGACTTGGATATTGATGATCAGGGAAATGTTTATTTCACTGATAGCAGTACTGCCTATCAGAGAAG GCATTTCATGCAGCTGGTATTCGCCTCGGAAAATAGTGGTAGGGTGTTGAAGTATGATCCAGTGACAAAAGAAACTACTGTTCTCATGAGTAACATTCAATTCCCTAACGGCGTTACACTGAGCAAAGATGGCTCTTTCTTTATTTTCTGTGAAGGTACTATTGGCAG GCTGATCAGATACTGGCTGAAAGGTGAAAAGGCGGGAACATCAGACATATTCGCAATCTTGCCTGGATTCCCAGACAACGTGAGGACCAATCAAGACGGGGACTTTTGGGTAGCGTTGCATTGTCGACGTAGCAGCTCCAATTACTGGTTAGCAACCCAAACAAAATTACGGGATTTGCTACTGAAGTTACCAATCAAAGCGAAGTATCAGTTTATGCTCTTTGTTGGGGGATTTCCTCATGGCATCATTGTCAAGTACAACCCTGCTGGTGAAATCTTGCAGATTTTGGAGGATCGTTCTGGGAAAGTTGTGAAAGCGATAAGTGAAGTAGAGGAGAAAGACGGGAAACTTTGGATTGCGAGTGTCTTAATGCCTTTCATCGCTATCTATGACCTGGGTTCATCATTCTCTAGCTGA